The following proteins are encoded in a genomic region of Populus nigra chromosome 16, ddPopNigr1.1, whole genome shotgun sequence:
- the LOC133676100 gene encoding uncharacterized protein LOC133676100, whose protein sequence is MGSLSEEEYRFFDAYEDIASISDAKSDSIEIFDSHSSFDNSITRSPPYELWIKSPGSVQERRSKFFDWMGVGVDQNGYGNLEEFSLEGESDRIRESSGAVLRKSCFEDEFCSTRSMMSCWSNGESNLLAELGSVENFVCRDGVSGSGMMCNVDELGQDGKANEGCEVGSEQSVTAEESEKTSESYPSFQQLKQKEVGEPNTLVDTPRRRKKGWLSRIRSITCIVDRPQEADKLRHDDDDALLRHRVQRIKVRRCGKRTKELSALYKGQDIQAHEGSILTMKFSPDGQYLASAGEDGVVRVWQVLEGERSNELDIPEIDPSCMYFTVNQLRELKPLIFDKEKTAKMRSMRKTSDSACVIFPPKVFRILEKPLHEFHGHSGEVLDLSWSKNNHLLSASEDTTVRLWQVGCDCCLRVFPHSNYVTCVQFNPVDDNHFMSGSIDGKVRIWAVNSRQVVDWTDIKDIVTAVCYRPDGQGGIVGSMTGNCRFYNMSDSHLQLDAQICLLGKKKSPCKRITGFQFSPQDSSKVMVTCADSQVRILQGLDVIGKYKGHAANQISASFTLDGKHIVSTCEDSSVHLWNYVDQEQPSTPRSKNSRSYEHFTANASVAIPWCGMKYGGSENGWGFRVSDNNSQEVLPLSSPASFSLSQEYSVESFPKGSATWPEEKLPSSPLSASSTMRKSQFKFLENSRQSTAASHAWGLVIVTAGWDGRIKSFHNYGLPVAD, encoded by the exons ATGGGAAGTTTGAGTGAAGAAGAGTACCGGTTTTTTGATGCCTATGAAGACATTGCATCAATTTCTGATGCAAAGTCTGATAGCATTGAGatatttgattctcattctagTTTTGATAACTCCATTACCAGGAGTCCTCCTTATGAACTGTGGATTAAGAGCCCTGGAAGTGTTCAGGAACGGCGGAGTAAGTTCTTTGATTGGATGGGAGTCGGTGTAGATCAAAATGGATATGGGAATTTAGAAGAATTTAGCTTGGAAGGAGAGAGTGATAGAATTAGAGAAAGCAGTGGGGCTGTGTTGAGAAAGTCATGTTTTGAAGATGAATTTTGTTCGACTCGATCTATGATGTCGTGTTGGTCTAATGGTGAATCTAATTTGTTAGCGGAGTTGGGTTCTGTGGAGAATTTTGTTTGCAGAGATGGGGTTTCGGGCAGCGGAATGATGTGCAATGTAGATGAATTGGGGCAGGATGGGAAAGCAAATGAAGGTTGTGAAGTGGGCTCAGAACAGTCAGTAACAGCAGAGGAATCTGAGAAAACTTCCGAGTCCTATCCCTCATTTCAACAACTTAAGCAGAAAGAAGTTGGGGAACCAAATACTTTAGTGGATACTCCAAGGAGACGAAAGAAAGGGTGGCTGAGTAGAATCCGTTCCATAACATGCATCGTGGATAGGCCACAGGAAGCTGACAAATTGagacatgatgatgatgatgcgcTTCTGAGGCACAGGGTACAAAGGATTAAGGTTCGCCGATGTGGGAAGCGAACAAAGGAACTTTCAGCTCTTTATAAAGGGCAAGATATCCAGGCCCATGAGGGTTCGATTTTAACCATGAAATTTAGTCCTGATGGGCAGTACCTTGCAAGTGCTGGTGAGGATGGGGTTGTGCGTGTGTGGCAAGTACTGGAGGGTGAGAGATCAAATGAACTTGACATTCCAGAAATAGATCCATCCTGCATGTACTTCACGGTGAACCAGCTACGCGAGTTGAAACCCCTCATTTTTGATAAAGAGAAGACAGCTAAAATGAGGAGCATGAGGAAAACATCAGATTCTGCATGTGTCATTTTCCCTCCAAAAGTTTTCCGGATTTTGGAGAAACCATTGCACGAGTTCCATGGGCACAGTGGAGAGGTCTTGGATCTCTCATGGTCCAAGAATAAT CATTTACTTTCAGCTTCAGAGGATACAACTGTCCGTCTATGGCAAGTGGGATGTGACTGTTGCCTCAGGGTCTTCCCACATAGCAATTATG TAACCTGTGTTCAGTTTAACCCTGTGGATGATAATCACTTCATGAGTGGTTCAATAGACGGAAAGGTTCGCATATGGGCAGTCAATAGTCGCCAAGTTGTTGACTGGACTGATATAAAAGATATAGTTACTGCAGTGTGTTATCGTCCAGATGGGCAG GGAGGGATTGTCGGCTCCATGACAGGCAATTGTCGCTTTTATAATATGTCAG ACAGTCACTTGCAACTTGATGCTCAGATCTGCTTGCTTGGTAAAAAGAAGTCACCTTGCAAAAGAATAACTGGCTTCCAG TTTTCCCCACAAGACTCAAGCAAAGTAATGGTGACTTGTGCTGATTCACAAGTCAGAATCCTCCAAGGACTTGATGTGATAGGCAAATATAAAG GCCATGCAGCAAACCAGATATCTGCATCTTTTACCTTGGATGGAAAACATATTGTCTCAACCTGTGAGGATTCCAGTGTACATTTATGGAATTACGTTGATCAGGAACAACCTTCTACTCCTCGATCAAAAAACTCAAGGTCTTATGAGCATTTCACTGCCAATGCATCTGTTGCAATACCTTGGTGTGGAATGAAATATGGGGGTTCAGAGAATGGATGGGGATTCCGTGTTTCAGACAATAATTCACAGGAAGTTCTACCTCTTTCTTCCCCGGCTAGTTTTTCTCTGAGCCAAGAATATTCTGTAGAGTCTTTTCCCAAGGGTTCTGCTACTTGGCCAGAGGAAAAGCTTCCATCGAGCCCATTGTCTGCCTCCTCAACAATGCGCAAATCCCAGTTCAAGTTCCTGGAAAATTCACGCCAGAGCACAGCCGCTTCTCACGCATGGGGTCTAGTCATTGTGACTGCAGGGTGGGATGGAAGAATAAAATCATTCCACAATTATGGGTTACCGGTTGCTGACTGA
- the LOC133675796 gene encoding ultraviolet-B receptor UVR8-like translates to MAMDSTTSGTPTIQYHNITDQPVTAIVAVPVSTYQRNQRHCFGDSIPGEFPLAANPSIVLHVLTTCNLDPQDLAKLEATCSFFRQPASFAPDYELSMSELAALDMCQKRAIFKPMTPEERQDLKQRCGGSWKLVLRFLLAGEACCRRERSQATAGPGHSIAVTSNGVAYSFGSNSSGQLGHGTTEEEWRPRQIRSLQGIRIIQAAAGPGRTMLISDAGEVYAFGKDSFGEAEYGVQGTKTVTTPQLVESLKNIFVVQAAIGNFFTAVLSREGRVYTFSWGNDGKLGHQTEPNDVVPHPLLGALENIPVVQIAAGYCYLLALACQPSGMSVYSVGCGLGGKLGHGSRTDEKYPRLIEQFQLLNLQPMVVAAGAWHAAVVGRDGRVCTWGWGRYGCLGHGNEECESVPKVVDALSKVKAVHVATGDYTTFVVSDDGDVYSFGCGESASLGHNADGDGQGNRHTNVLSPELVTSLKEVKERVVQISLTNSVYWNAHTFALTESGKLFAFGAGDKGQLGMELVNNQTERGNPEQVDVDLR, encoded by the exons ATGGCCATGGATTCCACAACGAGTGGAACCCCAACTATACAATACCATAACATCACTGATCAGCCTGTTACAGCCATTGTTGCTGTTCCTGTCTCAACATATCAACGAAATCAGCGTCATTGCTTTGGGGACTCAATTCCTGGAGAATTCCCCTTAGCTGCCAATCCATCAATTGTCCTCCATGTTCTCACCACATGTAACTTGGATCCTCAAGATCTTGCAAAACTAGAG GCAACATGTTCCTTCTTTAGGCAGCCAGCAAGCTTTGCCCCCGACTATGAATTATCCATGTCAGAGCTTGCTGCTCTTGATATGTGTCAAAAAAGAGCCATATTTAAGCCAATGACACCTGAAGAACGCCAAGATTTGAAACAAAGGTGTGGGGGCTCATGGAAACTGGTCCTAAGATTTTTGCTGGCTGGAGAAGCATGTTGCAGGAGGGAGAGATCCCAGGCAACTGCAGGACCTGGTCACAGTATTGCTGTGACATCGAATGGAGTAGCTTACTCCTTTGGCTCTAATAGCTCAGGACAACTTGGGCATGGCACCACTGAAGAGGAATGGCGACCTCGGCAAATCAG ATCCTTGCAAGGCATTCGAATTATCCAAGCAGCTGCTGGGCCTGGCAGGACAATGCTGATTAGTGATGCTGGGGAGGTTTATGCCTTTGGAAAGGACTCCTTTGGTGAAGCTGAGTATGGAGTTCAAGGAACTAAAACTGTCACAACTCCACAGCTGGTTGAGTCcttgaaaaacatatttgtgGTGCAAGCTGCAATAGGGAATTTCTTCACCGCTGTATTGTCCAGAGAAGGAAGGGTTTATACGTTTTCTTGGGGCAATGATGGCAAACTTGGTCATCAGACCGAGCCAAATGATGTTGTACCCCATCCTTTGTTGGGGGCACTTGAGAACATACCAGTGGTTCAAATTGCAGCTGGATACTGTTACCTTCTTGCTCTGGCCTGTCAACCCAGTGGCAT GTCGGTATACTCTGTTGGATGTGGCTTGGGTGGGAAGCTTGGACATGGATCAAGAACTGATGAGAAGTACCCACGATTGATAGAACAGTTTCAGCTTTTGAACCTTCAGCCAATGGTGGTTGCTGCTGGTGCATGGCATGCTGCCGTGGTAGGAAGGGATGGACGGGTTTGTACATGGGGTTGGGGCCGCTATGGGTGCTTGGGCCATGGAAATGAAGAGTGTGAATCTGTTCCTAAGGTTGTTGATGCTTTGAGCAAGGTCAAAGCTGTTCATGTTGCTACAGGGGATTACACAACCTTCGTGGTATCTGATGATGGTGATGTATACTCATTTGGTTGTGGTGAATCTGCTAGCCTAGGTCATAATGCTGATGGTGATGGACAG GGAAATAGGCATACTAATGTCTTAAGCCCAGAGCTAGTAACATCGTTGAAGGAGGTGAAGGAGCGAGTGGTGCAGATCAGCCTAACCAACTCCGTGTACTGGAATGCTCACACCTTTGCTCTCACTGAATCAGGGAAACTTTTTGCATTTGGTGCCGGAGACAAAGGGCAGCTTGGCATGGAACTTGTTAACAACCAGACTGAAAGGGGGAATCCAGAACAAGTGGACGTGGATCTAAGGTAG
- the LOC133675224 gene encoding uncharacterized protein LOC133675224 isoform X1: protein MDLPSEKPLKIHLVNSTESPEFTHLTQSLTRSSIIGLDAEWKPIRGQTHQPTFPTVSLLQLACQLGHDSDESETFLLDLHSVPLPSIWELLRETFVSPDILKLGFKFKQDLVYLSSTFCLQGCDPGFDKVEPYLDITSIYYQMQHKQQGRKGPKETKSLATICKEVLGISLSKELQCSDWSHRPLTEEQKTYAATDAHCLLKIFNVFQDNIVKKGNSSNDMVELHSSGVNLGLKEILEKHDIDDKIIRIKYFEASHIFQATVSSENCQRIAEVDVAVSRTSSRNTMPMNEFLLKIVRKYGEKILLRESDRKPKAARNKAKKHPSLVAVTREKQLDNTGDWQGPPPWDLSLGGDGCPKFLCDVMIEGLAKHLRCVGVDAAIPSSKKPESRELLDQAYREQRVLLTRDAKLLRHQYLIKNQIYRVKNLLKNEQLLEVIETFQLQINEDQLMSRCTKCNGRFIQKPLTTEEAVEAAKGFQRIPDCLFNKNLEFWQCMECNQLYWEGTQYHNAVQKFIDVCKLNE, encoded by the exons ATGGATCTCCCAAGCGAAAAGCCCCTCAAAATCCACCTAGTCAATTCAACTGAGTCTCCCGAGTTCACTCACCTGACTCAGTCCCTGACTCGCTCCTCAATCATCGGTCTGGACGCCGAGTGGAAGCCAATTCGAGGCCAAACCCACCAGCCCACTTTCCCAACTGTGTCACTCCTCCAACTCGCTTGTCAACTCGGTCATGACTCGGACGAGTCAGAAACTTTCCTGCTTGACCTGCACTCAGTCCCTTTACCCTCAATATGGGAATTGTTGAGAGAGACTTTTGTCTCTCCTGATATTCTGAaattaggttttaaatttaagCAGGATTTGGTGTACTTGTCCTCAACATTTTGCTTACAAGGATGCGATCCTGGTTTTGATAAG GTGGAGCCGTATCTGGACATCACTAGCATATACTATCAGATGCAACATAAGCAACAGGGAAGGAAGGGACCGAAGGAAACCAAGAGTTTAGCAACCATCTGCAAAGAAGTACTGGGAATTTCTCTTTCAAAG GAACTTCAATGTAGTGATTGGTCACATCGTCCTCTTACAGAAGAGCAAAAAACATATGCAGCTACTGATGCACACTGCTTgctcaaaatatttaatgtcTTCCAGGACAACATTGTCAAAAAAG GCAATTCTTCTAACGACATGGTGGAACTGCATTCTTCTGGTGTAAATCTTGGGTTGAAAGAAATTCTTGAGAAGCATGATattgatgataaaattattaggatcaaatattttgaagctTCCCATATCTTCCAAGCTACTGTTTCTTCAGAAAACTGCCAAAGAATAGCTGAGGTGGATGTGGCAGTTTCCAGGACATCATCCAGAAATACCATGCCTATGAATGAATTTCTCCTGAAGATAGTGAGAAAATATGGTGAGAAAATTCTGTTGAGAGAATCTGACAGAAAACCAAAAGCTGCCAGAAACAAAGCGAAAAAACACCCTTCACTGGTTGCAGTTACCAGAGAAAAGCAGTTGGACAATACTGGTGACTGGCAAGGCCCTCCACCATGGGACTTGTCCTTAGGTGGTGATGGATGCCCTAAGTTCCTATGTGACGTGATG ATTGAAGGCTTGGCAAAACATTTACGGTGTGTGGGTGTGGATGCAGCAATCCCAAGTTCAAAAAAACCAGAATCCAG GGAGTTATTGGATCAAGCATACAGGGAACAGAGAGTGCTTTTGACACGAGATGCTAAGCTATTGAGACACCAATATTTGATAAAGAATCAAATCTACAGGGTGAAGAATCTTCTTAAAAATGAACAACTACTTGAG GTAATTGAAACTTTCCAATTACAAATTAATGAGGATCAGCTGATGTCAAGGTGCACGAAATGCAATGGGAGGTTCATTCAAAAGCCACTGACAACAGAAGAGGCAGTTGAAGCTGCAAAGGGTTTCCAAAGAATTCCTGATTGCTTGTTTAACAAAAATTTAGAGTTCTGGCAGTGCATGGAATGCAATCAACTTTACTGGGAG GGAACACAATACCACAATGCAGTTCAGAAGTTCATCGATGTCTGCAAGTTGAACGAGTAA
- the LOC133675224 gene encoding uncharacterized protein LOC133675224 isoform X2 produces the protein MDLPSEKPLKIHLVNSTESPEFTHLTQSLTRSSIIGLDAEWKPIRGQTHQPTFPTVSLLQLACQLGHDSDESETFLLDLHSVPLPSIWELLRETFVSPDILKLGFKFKQDLVYLSSTFCLQGCDPGFDKVEPYLDITSIYYQMQHKQQGRKGPKETKSLATICKEVLGISLSKELQCSDWSHRPLTEEQKTYAATDAHCLLKIFNVFQDNIVKKGNSSNDMVELHSSGVNLGLKEILEKHDIDDKIIRIKYFEASHIFQATVSSENCQRIAEVDVAVSRTSSRNTMPMNEFLLKIVRKYGEKILLRESDRKPKAARNKAKKHPSLVAVTREKQLDNTGDWQGPPPWDLSLGGDGCPKFLCDVMIEGLAKHLRCVGVDAAIPSSKKPESRELLDQAYREQRVLLTRDAKLLRHQYLIKNQIYRVKNLLKNEQLLEQVQETGKRSFLVNCLMVDFA, from the exons ATGGATCTCCCAAGCGAAAAGCCCCTCAAAATCCACCTAGTCAATTCAACTGAGTCTCCCGAGTTCACTCACCTGACTCAGTCCCTGACTCGCTCCTCAATCATCGGTCTGGACGCCGAGTGGAAGCCAATTCGAGGCCAAACCCACCAGCCCACTTTCCCAACTGTGTCACTCCTCCAACTCGCTTGTCAACTCGGTCATGACTCGGACGAGTCAGAAACTTTCCTGCTTGACCTGCACTCAGTCCCTTTACCCTCAATATGGGAATTGTTGAGAGAGACTTTTGTCTCTCCTGATATTCTGAaattaggttttaaatttaagCAGGATTTGGTGTACTTGTCCTCAACATTTTGCTTACAAGGATGCGATCCTGGTTTTGATAAG GTGGAGCCGTATCTGGACATCACTAGCATATACTATCAGATGCAACATAAGCAACAGGGAAGGAAGGGACCGAAGGAAACCAAGAGTTTAGCAACCATCTGCAAAGAAGTACTGGGAATTTCTCTTTCAAAG GAACTTCAATGTAGTGATTGGTCACATCGTCCTCTTACAGAAGAGCAAAAAACATATGCAGCTACTGATGCACACTGCTTgctcaaaatatttaatgtcTTCCAGGACAACATTGTCAAAAAAG GCAATTCTTCTAACGACATGGTGGAACTGCATTCTTCTGGTGTAAATCTTGGGTTGAAAGAAATTCTTGAGAAGCATGATattgatgataaaattattaggatcaaatattttgaagctTCCCATATCTTCCAAGCTACTGTTTCTTCAGAAAACTGCCAAAGAATAGCTGAGGTGGATGTGGCAGTTTCCAGGACATCATCCAGAAATACCATGCCTATGAATGAATTTCTCCTGAAGATAGTGAGAAAATATGGTGAGAAAATTCTGTTGAGAGAATCTGACAGAAAACCAAAAGCTGCCAGAAACAAAGCGAAAAAACACCCTTCACTGGTTGCAGTTACCAGAGAAAAGCAGTTGGACAATACTGGTGACTGGCAAGGCCCTCCACCATGGGACTTGTCCTTAGGTGGTGATGGATGCCCTAAGTTCCTATGTGACGTGATG ATTGAAGGCTTGGCAAAACATTTACGGTGTGTGGGTGTGGATGCAGCAATCCCAAGTTCAAAAAAACCAGAATCCAG GGAGTTATTGGATCAAGCATACAGGGAACAGAGAGTGCTTTTGACACGAGATGCTAAGCTATTGAGACACCAATATTTGATAAAGAATCAAATCTACAGGGTGAAGAATCTTCTTAAAAATGAACAACTACTTGAG CAAGTACAAGAAACAGGGAAAAGGTCATTTCTTGTGAATTGCCTAATGGTTGATTTTGCATGA
- the LOC133676250 gene encoding histone-lysine N-methyltransferase ATXR6: MALRSKRSQAPKPIFRSKHADDYSEVYCEECGSGESPGELLLCDKCDKGFHLFCLRPILVSVPKGSWFCPSCSKQKMPTSFPLVQTKIIDFFRIQRSTESTQKLISDIQKKRKRSSSLVMSKKRRKLLPFNPIEDPERRLEQMRSLATALTASGTEFSNELTYRPSMALRSANQPALEKGGMQVLTKEDAETLYLCKRMMNRGEWPPLMVVFDPEEGFTVEADRFIRDLTIITEYVGDVDYLKNRENDDGDSMMTLLHAANPSQSLVICPDKRGNVARFINGINNHTQEGKKKQNLKCVRYDVNGECRVLLIANRDISKGERLYYDYNGYEHEYPTEHFV, from the exons ATGGCACTGAGAAGCAAGAGAAGTCAGGCTCCAAAGCCGATATTTAGATCCAAGCATGCTGATGATTACAGTGAAGTTTACTGTGAAGAATGTGGGTCAGGAGAGTCACCAGGAGAGCTACTTCTTTGTGATAAATGTGATAAAggatttcatttgttttgtttaagacCTATCCTTGTCTCTGTCCCTAAAGGCTCCTGGTTTTGTCCTTCCTGTTCCAAACAAAAGATGCCCACCT cATTTCCTCTTgttcaaacaaaaatcattgatttcttTCGCATTCAACGGTCCACAGAATCAACTCAGAAGCTAATTTCag atattcagAAGAAGCGAAAGCGGTCTAGTAGTTTAGTAATGTcgaagaagaggaggaagttGTTACCATTCAATCCGATTGAAGATCCTGAGAGGAGGCTAGAACAAATGAGATCACTTGCAACAGCATTGACGGCCTCCGGGACAGAGTTTAGCAATGAACTAACTTACCGACCAAGCATGGCACTGAGATCTGCAAATCAACCAGCTCTTGAGAAGGGAGGAATGCAG GTCTTGACAAAAGAAGATGCTGAAACCTTATATTTGTGCAAAAGAATGATGAATAGAGGTGAATGGCCACCTCTTATGGTTGTTTTTGATCCCGAGGAAGG GTTCACAGTAGAGGCAGATAGATTCATAAGAGACTTGACAATTATCACTGAGTATGTTGGAGATGTTGATTACTTGAAGAACCGTGAAAATGATGATGGGGATAGCATGATGACATTGCTTCATGCTGCAAATCCTTCTCAAAGCCTTGTTATATGTCCTGACAAGCGTGGGAATGTAGCTCGATTTATTAATGGTATCAACAATCACACGCA GGAAGGGAAAAAGAAGCAGAATCTAAAATGTGTGAGATATGATGTTAATGGTGAATGCCGGGTTTTGCTGATTGCAAACAGAGATATATCAAAGGGAGAGAGGTTATATTATGACTACAATGGATATGAACATGAATACCCTACAGAGCATTTTGTTTAA